From one uncultured Methanoregula sp. genomic stretch:
- a CDS encoding PHP-associated domain-containing protein — MTRPQNSPEVWFARPYPARIIAEGFFPADMHFHTTHTDGTVTIEALIRRIKKNGVGCAVTDHNEISGARAACKERGDLLVIPGIEISTSDGPHILVYFYSPHDLEDFFVRHIRPRRRESPWMLTTITSREVLEAAEEYSCLRAPAHPYGYLFFNSGLAKCIEKGYLDESLYQQCDLVEGICANMGRGENLRAIALATRLGLPATGGSDGHVIFDLGSAVTCTTSSDPGTFLDELRHGRARVIGRENHLGSKMLTAAAISARFMPWLLPSTKIHCERFAGRISRFLSYRKETEKKQ; from the coding sequence GTGACCCGGCCCCAAAATTCCCCCGAAGTCTGGTTTGCCCGTCCTTACCCGGCACGGATCATTGCCGAAGGTTTTTTCCCGGCAGACATGCATTTCCATACAACTCATACGGACGGCACGGTGACAATTGAGGCCCTGATCAGGAGGATCAAGAAGAACGGCGTCGGCTGTGCGGTGACCGACCATAACGAGATATCCGGTGCACGTGCTGCCTGCAAAGAGAGGGGGGACCTGCTGGTCATCCCCGGAATCGAGATCAGCACCAGTGACGGCCCGCACATTCTCGTGTACTTCTATTCCCCTCACGACCTGGAAGACTTTTTTGTCCGGCATATCCGGCCGCGCCGGCGCGAGAGCCCGTGGATGCTCACAACCATAACGAGCCGCGAGGTGCTCGAAGCAGCGGAAGAGTACTCCTGCCTCCGGGCACCGGCACATCCCTACGGATACCTGTTCTTCAACTCGGGGCTCGCGAAATGCATCGAGAAAGGGTACCTGGACGAATCGCTCTACCAGCAATGCGACCTTGTCGAGGGGATCTGCGCCAACATGGGCAGGGGGGAGAACCTCAGGGCAATCGCGCTTGCAACAAGGCTGGGTCTTCCCGCAACCGGCGGGTCCGACGGCCATGTCATCTTCGACCTGGGCAGTGCGGTGACCTGCACGACCTCATCAGATCCCGGGACATTTCTTGACGAGCTGAGGCACGGCAGGGCCCGGGTCATCGGGCGGGAGAACCATCTCGGATCAAAGATGCTCACGGCCGCTGCCATATCAGCCCGGTTCATGCCGTGGCTCTTACCTTCCACAAAGATCCACTGCGAGCGGTTCGCAGGTCGAATCAGCCGGTTCCTGTCATACCGGAAGGAAACGGAGAAGAAGCAGTAG
- a CDS encoding carboxypeptidase-like regulatory domain-containing protein translates to MTETPFEKTPLGRLVLFMIGLSLLGIILGGVYHLAVDLPAQKSVKAPTNSYGDTGGIQIWSTPGDAYVEVTPANGNMPYGGWTNSAGSYTLSNIPAYVTYQITVTKGGYRPYTTTLYVNPHIIAETHPTLPADVPDPGTIDISVSPYGGTVCIDGGQCETYPLDTTSELSRQVQGLAGDQYHTVTVTLNGYRPFSQDVWVPAGNTGRVRVTLQRS, encoded by the coding sequence ATGACTGAAACACCGTTCGAAAAAACACCACTTGGCCGGCTCGTCCTGTTCATGATTGGCTTATCGCTTCTCGGGATTATCCTGGGCGGGGTGTATCACCTGGCCGTGGATCTCCCGGCACAGAAGTCCGTAAAGGCCCCCACGAATTCTTACGGCGATACCGGGGGTATTCAGATCTGGTCAACGCCGGGCGATGCATATGTTGAGGTTACCCCGGCGAACGGCAATATGCCGTATGGCGGGTGGACAAACTCTGCAGGATCCTACACGCTCTCGAATATTCCGGCGTACGTGACCTACCAGATAACCGTCACCAAGGGGGGATACCGGCCGTACACGACAACGCTGTACGTGAACCCGCATATCATTGCGGAGACACACCCAACGCTCCCGGCCGATGTGCCGGACCCGGGGACTATCGATATCTCGGTAAGCCCGTATGGGGGAACGGTCTGTATCGATGGCGGGCAGTGCGAGACCTACCCTCTTGATACTACAAGCGAACTGAGCCGCCAGGTGCAGGGCCTGGCCGGGGACCAGTACCACACGGTCACGGTCACCCTGAACGGGTACCGCCCGTTCTCGCAGGATGTCTGGGTTCCGGCCGGTAACACCGGGCGGGTCCGGGTAACATTGCAGCGCTCGTGA